From the genome of Cedecea lapagei, one region includes:
- the pgaA gene encoding poly-beta-1,6 N-acetyl-D-glucosamine export porin PgaA, with product MGQRLSIKNLFFYRGVKLSLFLAIPGLFPTQGIGATSLYDRQVLQARSGDYQPLLDSLKREEQIRALNREQVADWLQVASWAGHDNEAISVWQRYQGRVSVPDRGIAAAAQSFRNLRRWTESLTLWEEALRLSPGNDDYLMGRIKTLADGQKSWQARDEALQLVEENPSLAHLQTLSYVYLRQGKSWDQLLSDTRALALAPGDKSALENLIASLTLNRISTPALMLANDVELKEAERRKLELNAAAEMVRLAEFPPEAQKTRFIVAQQALDRYDALFAKWRNNPQAQQDITQGRIDRLGALYAHQYYARVIHEYEALAAEKVSVPPWALRWVIASYLAEKQVTRAQALSQPLFSGQTNENEQAMFYALLDSGQYEGASRYLQNLQRETPYQRYIQGFPAPQPNDRWLEAKTLSLQYLLATNDLPQAQTLSHRLATSAPGNQGLRIDYARVLQARGQPQAAERELKKAEALEPSNLELERQQAGVAQDLHEWRQMDLLTDDVMLRSPLDPGSRQLSRARDVHRMSELRINGQQGIHSDTPVSGAHDVSWDMAIYGPPVADSWRLFGGHRFNSGRFEEGKGSSRSLFGGIEWRPRNSWAEIELANNNFNGGNKPGARVSGWHSFNDSWRVGGEVERLSRDTPLRALRNGISANQANLWVRWYQNERREYQLTTTTSWFTDHNHRQEYTLQGKERIWQSPRITLDLQPGVAWSTNSKTDTVYYSPKWDLSVAPALAANHVMYQHYDTVWSQQVSAGAGIYRQKNQGSGAITTLGYGQRIQWNNVLDTGAMLNWEKRPYDGKRETHLAVAFDANLRF from the coding sequence ATGGGACAACGGCTGAGTATCAAAAATTTATTCTTTTATCGCGGCGTGAAGCTATCGCTATTTTTAGCGATACCCGGCCTCTTTCCGACGCAAGGGATCGGGGCGACCTCGTTATATGACAGGCAGGTATTACAGGCGCGAAGCGGGGACTACCAACCGCTGCTTGACTCGCTAAAGCGTGAGGAGCAGATAAGGGCGCTTAACCGGGAGCAGGTGGCGGACTGGCTGCAGGTTGCCTCATGGGCGGGGCACGATAACGAGGCGATCAGCGTCTGGCAGCGTTATCAGGGCCGGGTTTCGGTCCCGGATCGCGGCATTGCCGCCGCCGCCCAGTCCTTTCGTAACCTGCGACGCTGGACGGAGTCGCTCACTCTCTGGGAAGAGGCGCTTCGGCTCTCGCCCGGGAACGATGACTACCTGATGGGCCGAATTAAAACCCTCGCCGACGGCCAAAAGAGCTGGCAGGCGAGGGATGAGGCGCTGCAGCTGGTTGAGGAAAACCCCAGCCTGGCGCATCTGCAGACGCTTTCCTATGTCTACTTGAGGCAGGGAAAAAGCTGGGATCAGTTGCTGAGTGACACAAGAGCCCTCGCGCTGGCGCCGGGGGATAAATCCGCGCTGGAAAATCTGATAGCCAGCCTGACGCTGAACAGGATAAGCACGCCAGCGCTGATGCTGGCCAACGACGTTGAGCTCAAGGAGGCGGAACGCAGAAAGCTGGAGTTGAACGCGGCGGCCGAGATGGTTCGCCTTGCTGAATTCCCGCCGGAAGCACAAAAAACGCGTTTTATCGTTGCCCAGCAGGCGCTGGACCGCTATGACGCCCTGTTCGCTAAATGGCGTAACAATCCCCAGGCTCAGCAGGACATTACCCAGGGAAGGATTGACCGGCTTGGCGCCCTTTACGCTCATCAATATTACGCGCGGGTCATTCACGAATATGAAGCCCTGGCCGCAGAAAAGGTCAGCGTGCCGCCGTGGGCTCTGCGCTGGGTTATCGCCTCATATCTTGCCGAAAAACAGGTCACCCGGGCGCAGGCGCTTTCGCAGCCGCTATTCAGCGGGCAGACCAATGAAAATGAGCAGGCGATGTTTTATGCCCTGCTGGATAGTGGGCAGTACGAGGGCGCGAGCCGCTATCTGCAAAACCTTCAGCGGGAAACACCTTATCAGCGCTATATCCAGGGATTCCCGGCGCCACAGCCGAACGATCGCTGGCTGGAGGCAAAAACGCTCTCCCTGCAATACCTTCTGGCCACCAACGATCTTCCACAGGCACAGACGTTGTCTCATCGTCTGGCTACTTCTGCGCCCGGCAACCAGGGATTGCGTATTGATTATGCGCGGGTGCTGCAGGCGCGTGGGCAGCCCCAGGCCGCCGAGCGAGAGCTGAAGAAAGCGGAGGCTCTGGAGCCGTCGAACCTTGAGCTTGAAAGGCAGCAGGCCGGCGTCGCGCAGGATCTTCATGAGTGGCGGCAGATGGATCTGTTGACCGACGATGTGATGCTTCGGTCGCCGCTGGATCCCGGCTCCCGACAGCTAAGCCGCGCCCGTGACGTTCACCGAATGTCAGAGCTGCGCATTAACGGTCAGCAGGGCATCCACTCGGACACGCCCGTCAGCGGAGCGCACGATGTCAGCTGGGATATGGCTATTTATGGCCCGCCAGTCGCCGACAGCTGGCGGCTGTTCGGGGGGCATCGCTTTAACAGCGGACGGTTCGAAGAAGGCAAAGGCTCCAGCCGTAGCCTGTTTGGCGGCATTGAGTGGCGCCCGCGCAACAGCTGGGCCGAGATTGAGCTGGCAAACAACAATTTCAACGGCGGCAATAAGCCGGGCGCTCGCGTCTCTGGCTGGCACAGCTTCAACGACAGCTGGCGAGTTGGCGGTGAGGTTGAACGCCTGAGCCGTGATACGCCTTTGCGTGCTTTGCGCAACGGGATAAGCGCAAATCAGGCCAACCTGTGGGTCCGCTGGTACCAAAACGAACGTCGCGAGTACCAGCTGACTACCACGACCAGCTGGTTCACCGACCATAACCATCGACAGGAATATACCCTGCAGGGCAAAGAGCGGATCTGGCAGAGTCCGCGGATAACGCTCGACCTGCAGCCCGGCGTGGCCTGGAGCACCAACAGTAAAACAGACACGGTTTATTACAGCCCGAAATGGGACCTCTCCGTCGCGCCGGCGCTCGCCGCCAACCACGTGATGTATCAGCACTATGACACTGTCTGGAGCCAGCAGGTGAGCGCCGGGGCGGGGATTTACCGGCAAAAAAATCAGGGGTCGGGGGCAATCACTACGCTGGGGTACGGCCAGCGTATCCAGTGGAACAACGTTCTCGACACCGGGGCCATGCTGAACTGGGAAAAGCGGCCTTATGACGGCAAACGGGAAACCCATCTCGCCGTTGCTTTTGATGCGAATTTACGATTTTAA